GTCGGGCACCAGCGGCGGCAGTCCGTTCGGCAAGCTCTTCGGCGGCGGCATCCCCGAGGGCATGGGCGCGCTCCAGGTGAAGACCAAGCCCAAGGGCGCCACCGTGACCATCAACGGCGAGACCGCTCCCAGGACCACGCCCTTCAAGATCGTGGTCGATCCCGGCACGTACAGCGTGACGGTTTCGATGGATGGACACCAGTCTCAGACCCAATCGGTCACGGTGGAGAAGGGCAAGTCGGCGAGTATCGATCTCGAACTGAAGAAGTAGCGGCTCGAAGGCCCGCGCCGCCGCTAGAACCACTTCTTGCGCCTGAAATAGAGCAGGATCAGGAGCGTCGAAAGCGCCATCATCCCGGTAGCGTACACGGCGCCGTGTGCGGTGTTCTGCCAAGGCAGGTGCAGGTTCATCCCGAAGAAGCCGGTGATGATGACCAGGGGCAGGGCCACCGTCCCCCAGATGGTCAGGATCTTCATCACCTCG
This is a stretch of genomic DNA from Terriglobales bacterium. It encodes these proteins:
- a CDS encoding CorA family divalent cation transporter, with protein sequence EVMKILTIWGTVALPLVIITGFFGMNLHLPWQNTAHGAVYATGMMALSTLLILLYFRRKKWF